Proteins from one Merismopedia glauca CCAP 1448/3 genomic window:
- a CDS encoding potassium-transporting ATPase subunit F, whose protein sequence is MKKIDLKTELTLAEILDSALSVTRDWRRFKPAITIFFGLCFNLILASTVYGATTGAIEKGTAYAIAFLILLTLALSIYLFAVILQPERF, encoded by the coding sequence ATGAAAAAAATAGACCTAAAAACAGAACTTACCTTAGCAGAAATCTTGGATTCAGCACTGTCTGTAACTCGCGATTGGCGAAGATTTAAACCAGCAATAACCATCTTTTTCGGGTTATGTTTCAACCTGATTTTAGCCTCTACAGTTTACGGAGCCACAACTGGAGCAATTGAGAAAGGTACGGCATATGCGATCGCTTTTCTGATTTTACTCACTTTGGCTCTTTCTATCTATCTGTTCGCCGTCATTCTCCAACCAGAACGATTTTAG
- a CDS encoding universal stress protein, whose protein sequence is MIDSQTFTQTNGESLPHLYRRGKHKIFIGMSPGVGKTYRMLEEGHTLKQEGIDVAIALLETHGRVETAAKAAGLEIIPRKQVFWSGSTLTEMDTEAVIARHPQLVLVDELAHTNIPGSIREKRYQDVEQILGNGIDVYSTVNIQHLESLNDLVLKIAGVVVRERIPDRILEEADEVVVVDVTPETLQERLKEGKIYAPNKIDTSLQNFFQKKNLIALRELALREVADNVEEDGIESTNKNYCNVRERVLVCVSTYPNSLQLMRRGARIAGYMNAKLYGLYVDNPNKFLSREESLHIETCIRLCQDFGGEFLQVKSTDTIGTIIDVAKQKRATQVVVGETRRSRWENLLKGSIVQKLVRSLLDVDIHIIANERSAPN, encoded by the coding sequence ATGATTGATTCTCAAACCTTTACCCAAACTAACGGCGAATCTCTCCCCCATCTTTACCGTCGCGGTAAACATAAAATCTTCATTGGGATGTCTCCTGGAGTGGGGAAGACTTACCGGATGCTAGAAGAAGGGCATACACTGAAACAAGAAGGAATAGATGTAGCGATCGCTTTACTAGAAACTCATGGTAGGGTGGAAACTGCGGCTAAAGCTGCCGGATTAGAGATAATTCCCCGAAAACAGGTGTTTTGGTCTGGAAGTACTTTAACTGAGATGGATACTGAAGCGGTTATTGCGCGTCACCCCCAGCTAGTTTTAGTCGATGAATTGGCTCATACGAATATTCCTGGTTCAATTAGAGAAAAACGCTACCAAGATGTAGAGCAAATCTTAGGTAATGGGATAGATGTTTATTCCACAGTGAATATTCAACATTTAGAAAGTCTCAATGACTTGGTATTAAAAATTGCTGGAGTTGTAGTTAGAGAAAGAATACCAGATCGCATTTTAGAAGAAGCTGATGAAGTAGTAGTAGTTGATGTTACTCCTGAAACTCTCCAAGAAAGACTTAAGGAAGGAAAAATCTATGCTCCCAACAAAATAGATACTTCCTTACAGAACTTTTTCCAAAAGAAGAATTTAATCGCCTTGCGAGAGTTAGCTTTAAGAGAAGTAGCAGATAACGTAGAAGAAGATGGAATTGAGTCTACTAACAAAAATTACTGCAACGTTCGCGAAAGGGTTTTAGTTTGCGTTTCTACTTACCCCAATTCATTACAACTTATGCGAAGGGGAGCGAGAATTGCTGGTTATATGAATGCAAAACTCTACGGATTGTATGTAGATAATCCCAATAAATTCCTTAGTCGCGAAGAAAGTCTACATATCGAAACTTGCATCCGATTGTGTCAAGATTTTGGTGGCGAGTTTCTCCAAGTTAAATCGACAGATACGATTGGAACTATCATTGATGTAGCCAAACAAAAAAGAGCGACTCAAGTTGTAGTAGGAGAAACCAGGCGATCGCGTTGGGAAAATTTGCTCAAAGGCTCAATTGTGCAAAAATTAGTGCGATCGCTCTTAGATGTCGATATCCACATTATTGCTAATGAAAGATCCGCACCGAATTGA
- the kdpC gene encoding K(+)-transporting ATPase subunit C, translating into MRNLLVAIRHTLTLWLITALIYPALMLLIGQLALPYQANGSLITDSAGKIIGSALIGQNFTSNTYFWSRPSTINYSQDETASPTGVSGASNLAPSNPDLTKRITQEIQRLKSVGVTPTADLVYTSGSGLDPHITVAGAIAQLPRVAKATNIPESQIKPLIATHTQGKFLGIFGEPSVNVLQLNLALEALKR; encoded by the coding sequence ATGAGAAATTTATTGGTAGCGATTCGTCATACCCTGACTTTGTGGCTGATTACCGCTTTAATCTACCCCGCATTGATGCTGTTAATCGGTCAATTAGCTTTACCATATCAAGCTAATGGCAGTTTAATTACAGATAGTGCAGGTAAAATCATTGGTAGTGCTTTAATTGGTCAAAATTTTACTTCAAATACCTATTTTTGGAGTCGTCCCAGTACCATTAATTATAGTCAAGATGAAACAGCCTCTCCCACAGGGGTTTCTGGTGCTAGTAACTTGGCTCCCAGTAATCCAGATCTGACTAAACGCATTACTCAAGAAATCCAGCGTTTAAAGTCGGTTGGTGTGACTCCAACTGCTGACTTAGTATATACTTCCGGTTCCGGTTTAGATCCCCATATCACTGTAGCAGGAGCGATCGCTCAATTACCCAGAGTCGCCAAAGCCACAAACATCCCCGAATCCCAGATCAAACCTTTAATCGCAACTCATACTCAAGGTAAATTCCTAGGTATCTTTGGCGAACCCAGCGTCAACGTATTACAACTCAACCTGGCTTTAGAGGCTCTAAAACGCTAA